In Natrinema sp. HArc-T2, the genomic window CGTCTCGTGATCGGCATCCTGCGGCGCGATACCCAACCGCCGGTAGATCCGGTGAACGTGCGTGTCAACAGGGAAGACGCCGCCACGGCCACCCGAAAAGAGCAGGACGCAGTCGGCGGTCTTCGGGCCGACGCCACGAACCTCGAGCAGCGTCTCGCGAACCGCTGACGGCTCCTCGTCTTTGACGAACGTATCGAACGCGGCTGCGGAACCGAACGCCTCGAGCACCCACTCGGCAGTGTCGATGATGGTTTCGGACTTCTGATTATAGAGCCCCGCTGAACTGATCGTCTCGGCAAGCGTCGACTGCTCGGCGCTGGCGAGCGATTCGGCGAGGTCGACGTCATCGCCATCGTATCGCTCGAGCAGTGCATCGTGAGCCGGCTGGCTCGCCTTGTCGCTGGTGTTCTGGCTCAGGATCGTCCGGACGAGACAGGTGAAGGCGTCCTGACCGCCGTAGGTCTTCTGCCAGTATAGCTCACCCAGTCGGTCGACGATCGCCTCTGCACGGGTGTCGGCTGTCGCGGGATCGAACTCGGCGGCCGCACCGCCACCCGCCGTGCCGCCGCTGATGTTGACCGCAGGCTCCGGATCGTCGCTCATACCCGAACGGTGG contains:
- the nth gene encoding endonuclease III; amino-acid sequence: MSDDPEPAVNISGGTAGGGAAAEFDPATADTRAEAIVDRLGELYWQKTYGGQDAFTCLVRTILSQNTSDKASQPAHDALLERYDGDDVDLAESLASAEQSTLAETISSAGLYNQKSETIIDTAEWVLEAFGSAAAFDTFVKDEEPSAVRETLLEVRGVGPKTADCVLLFSGGRGGVFPVDTHVHRIYRRLGIAPQDADHETVREVLERDVPAAKCGFGHTATIQFGREYCTARKPACLDDPEACPMADSCDQVGVYPATGEVVDPADAPE